The proteins below come from a single Antennarius striatus isolate MH-2024 chromosome 18, ASM4005453v1, whole genome shotgun sequence genomic window:
- the dusp28 gene encoding dual specificity phosphatase 28 → MLQLCRVTNALFISNARSACSDELIQQEAVTLCINVSKQQPFPSAAIRKLHVAVYDDPNEDLYSHFDSCADAIQQEADRGGRSVVYCKNGRSRSATVCVAYLMKHGRLTLKDALQKVKTARHVIDPNPGFLSQLQRYEQELKKT, encoded by the exons ATGCTGCAGCTGTGTCGGGTCACCAACGCCCTGTTCATCAGTAACGCCCGTTCGGCCTGCAGCGACGAGCTCATCCAGCAGGAGGCGGTGACGCTCTGCATCAACGTGTCCAAGCAGCAGCCGTTTCCCTCCGCCGCCATCAGGAAGCTTCACGTCGCCGTCTACGACGACCCCAACGAGGACCTCTACAGCCACTTCGACAGCTGCGCCGACGCCATCCAGCAGGAGGCGGACCGCGGCGGTCGCAGCGTCGTCTACTGCAAAAATGGGCGGAGCCGCTCGGCGACCGTCTGTGTCGCGTACTTGATGAAACACGGCCGACTGACGCTGAAGGACGCGCTACAG AAGGTGAAGACGGCTCGTCACGTGATCGACCCGAACCCCGGTTTCCTGTCACAGCTGCAGAGATACGAGCAGGAACTGAAGAAGACGTGA
- the proca gene encoding vitamin K-dependent protein C, whose translation MSRLVLCVAAIVALWSASGLSLSVFSDPAEAHMLLRSRRANSFLEELKPASMERECVEEICDFEEAREILQTREATLEFWTVYSDGNQCHSNMCIHGDCVDLYQDYACRCHPGYEGKYCDQPQTATNCSVDNGGCDHTCSESEDGQTRTCSCLTDYKLHNNARKCVPKGQSSCGQLLIGRSSYTKPMDGLLPWMVGGEVGKKGESPWQALLLNSRGRFHCGGVLIDESWVLTAAHCLDKSLRFRVRLGDYERLRAEGTEMTLKVLKTFKHPDYDSRTVNNDIALLRLETPATFSEYILPICLPERQMAEKVLHLNGTSTVVTGWGKDDLDSAQFSSALNLIKVPLVDHDVCARQMSNNITNNVLCAGILGQRTDACEGDSGGPMVTLYRDTWFLIGLVSWGEGCGMEDKLGIYTKVSNYNEWINRVREEWDNRPQGPPSI comes from the exons ATGTCCCGCCTCGTCCTCTGTGTGGCCGCCATCGTTGCCCTGTGGTCGGCGTCAGGACTCAGCCTGTCGG TGTTCTCAGACCCGGCGGAGGCACATATGCTGCTACGTTCTCGTCGGGCCAACTCCTTCCTGGAGGAGCTCAAACCGGCGTCGATGGAGCGAGAATGTGTGGAGGAGATTTGTGACTTTGAAGAAGCCAGAGAGATTCTGCAAACCAGGGAGGCTACG CTGGAGTTCTGGACGGTGTACTCAG ATGGGAACCAGTGTCACTCCAACATGTGTATTCACGGAGACTGCGTGGATTTGTACCAAGACTATGCCTGCCGCTGTCACCCTGGATACGAGGGCAAATACTGTGATCAGC CTCAAACGGCCACAAACTGCTCTGTGGATAATGGCGGTTGTGACCACACGTGTTCGGAGAGCGAAGACGGCCAGACGAGGACCTGCAGCTGTTTGACGGATTACAAGCTACACAACAATGCCAGGAAGTGTGTACCAAAAG GTCAGTCGTCCTGCGGTCAGCTCCTGATTGGCCGGTCATCTTACACCAAACCGATGGACGGCCTGTTGCCATGGATGGTGGGAGGGGAGGTGGGGAAGAAGGGAGAAAGTCCCTGGCAG GCTCTGTTGCTGAACTCCAGAGGACGTTTCCACTGTGGCGGCGTCCTCATCGATGAGAGCTGGGTCCTGACTGCCGCTCACTGCCTGGACAAAAGCCTGAGGTTCAGGGTACGCCTGG GCGACTACGAGCGTCTCCGGGCCGAAGGCACCGAAATGACCCTGAAGGTCCTGAAAACCTTCAAACACCCCGACTACGACAGCAGGACGGTCAACAACGACATCGCCCTTCTGCGTCTGGAGACCCCCGCCACTTTCTCCGAGTATATCCTGCCCATTTGTCTGCCGGAGCGGCAGATGGCCGAGAAGGTGCTCCACCTGAACGGTACCTCCACCGTTGTGACTGGTTGGGGTAAAGACGACTTGGACAGCGCACAGTTCAGCTCCGCACTCAACCTCATCAAAGTCCCGCTGGTCGACCATGACGTCTGCGCCCGCCAGATGTCCAACAATATCACCAACAATGTCCTCTGCGCCGGGATTCTGGGACAGAGGACCGATGCCTGTGAAGGGGACAGCGGTGGACCGATGGTCACTCTGTACAGGGATACCTGGTTCCTGATTGGTCTGGTGTCCTGGGGCGAGGGCTGCGGCATGGAGGACAAACTGGGCATCTACACCAAGGTGTCCAACTATAACGAGTGGATCAATAGAGTGCGCGAAGAATGGGACAATCGCCCCCAAGGACCTCCAAGTATCTGA